In Falco biarmicus isolate bFalBia1 chromosome 5, bFalBia1.pri, whole genome shotgun sequence, a single genomic region encodes these proteins:
- the LOC130150136 gene encoding carboxypeptidase A1-like has translation MPPEHCTGELYAPLGAGACLHPLTMKILLVFATFVTATCSEQLFVGDQVLRITASNEEQITLLRVLGEQAELQVDFWRHPTSPGRPADLRVPFPSLQAVKIFLESNSISYSIMIKDVQELLDEEKKTMMKSRRIGRSTKTFDFASYHTIDEIYDWIDMLVDGHPSLVSKIQIGQSYENRPLYVLKFSTGGSNRPAIWLDTGIHSREWVTQATGIWTANKIAEEYGQDPSVTAILDSMDIFFEIITNPDGFAFTHSSNRMWRKTRSINASSHCVGVDPNRNWDAGFGGSGSSSNPCSDIYRGPYAHSEREVKAIVDFIHSHGNMKSVISIHSYSQMLLFPYGYKTEPVPNHQELNELAKKAVNDLAVLYGTKYTYGSIVDTIYLADGTTVDWAYDNGVKYSFSFELRDTGRYGFLLPSSQIIPTATETWPALLDIMVYVLEHPY, from the exons ATGCCCCCAGAGCACTGTACAGGGGAGCTGTATGCTCCCTTGGGGGCTGGGGCTTGTCTGCATCCACTCACCATGAAGATCCTCCTGGTCTTTGCGACCTTTGTAACAGCCACCTGCAGCGAGCAGCTTTTCGTGGG ggaccaggtCCTCCGCATCACAGCCAGCAACGAGGAGCAGATCACCCTGCTCAGGGTGCTGGGTGAGCAGGCAGAGCTACAG GTTGACTTCTGGCGTcaccccaccagccctggccGCCCAGCTGACCTGCGGgtgcccttccccagcctccaAGCAGTCAAAATCTTCCTGGAGTCCAACAGCATTTCCTACAGCATCATGATCAAGGACGTGCAG GAATTATtggatgaggaaaaaaaaactatGATGAAGTCTAGAAGGATAGGGAGAAGCAccaaaacatttgattttgcCTCCTACCACACAATAGACGAG ATCTATGACTGGATAGACATGCTGGTGGACGGTCATCCCAGCCTTGTTAGCAAGATCCAGATCGGGCAGAGCTATGAGAACAGACCCCTGTATGTGTTGAAG TTCAGCACTGGGGGATCGAATAGGCCGGCCATCTGGCTGGATACGGGCATCCACTCGCGGGAATGGGTCACCCAAGCCACTGGCATCTGGACGGCCAACAAG ATCGCTGAGGAGTATGGCCAGGACCCCTCTGTCACTGCCATCCTGGACAGCATGGACATCTTCTTTGAGATCATCACCAACCCCGATGGCTTTGCCTTCACCCACAGCTCC AACCGCATGTGGCGCAAGACAAGGTCCATCAATGCCAGCTCCCACTGCGTTGGAGTGGACCCCAACCGAAACTGGGATGCTGGCTTTGGAG GCTCCGGCTCCAGCAGCAACCCCTGCTCTGACATCTACCGTGGTCCCTATGCCCACTCTGAGAGAGAAGTGAAAGCTATTGTAGACTTCATCCACAGCCACGGGAATATGAAATCAGTCATCTCCATCCACAGCTACTCCCAGATGCTGCTCTTCCCCTATGGCTACAAGACAGAGCCTGTGCCCAACCACCAAGAACTG AATGAACTGGCTAAAAAGGCGGTGAATGACTTGGCTGTCCTGTATGGGACAAAATACACGTACGGCAGCATTGTGGACACCATCT ATCTGGCAGATGGCACCACCGTCGACTGGGCCTACGACAATGGGGTGAAATATTCCTTCTCGTTCGAGCTGAGGGACACAGGACGCTATGgcttcctcctgcccagcagccagaTCATCCCCACCGCTACTGAGACCTGGCCAGCGCTGCTGGACATCATGGTCTATGTCCTGGAGCATCCATACTGA
- the CEP41 gene encoding centrosomal protein of 41 kDa isoform X2 — protein sequence MSENSNGPSRAAPDYRYRKDELFKRLKVTTFAQLVIQVASLSDETLEVTNEEIHKLEDGNSPAPDADAEVTAGTNGKGSPDGTPSPVLFINNTGAGESYRSTLQSVISGVGEMDIEKDTPKKVDTQDKDMPYPDCPFLLLDVRDRDAYNQCHIIGAYSYPIATLSRTMNPYTNSILEYKNARGKIIILYDNDERLASQAATTMCERGFENLFMLSGGLKVLAQKIPEGLITGSLPVSCQVAAPTASARKKTSPKVPPALAENKWRFSADDLQKIKYYLEEEHVPSDTASRLNHGSSGRDSKVTTMRSSPSVPSTAGNVGSLTARSLSRSSLQNRPWK from the exons GTCATCCAGGTTGCCTCTCTATCTGATGAAACCTTAGAAGTGACAAATGAGGAGATCCACAAGCTGGAAG ATGGTAATTCTCCTGCACCAGATGCAGATGCTGAAGTTACAGCAGGGACAAATGGGAAAGGAAGCCCCGATGGGACACCTAGTCCAGTCCTGTTCATCAACAACACAGGAGCTGGGGAATCCTATCGGTCCACGTTGCAGAG TGTGATAAGTGGTGTTGGTGAAATGGATATAGAAAAGGACACTCCAAAGAAAGTGGACACTCAGGATAAAGACATGCCTTATCCCGACTGCCCCTTTCTGCTTTTGGACGTGCGAGACCGAGATGCATACAACCAATGTCACATCATTGGAG ctTATTCCTACCCTATTGCAACGCTCTCTAGAACCATGAATCCATATACAAATAGTATTCTGGAATAT AAAAATGCACgtggaaaaattattattttgtatgaCAATGATGAGAGGTTAGCCAGCCAGGCTGCAACAACCATGTGTGAGAGGGGCTTTGAGAACTTATTCATGTTATCTGGAG GCCTGAAGGTCCTTGCACAGAAGATCCCAGAAGGACTGATCACTGGCTCGCTTCCTGTGTCCTGCCAGGTGGCAGCTCCCACTGCATCTGCCCGAAAAAAGACCTCTCCCAAAGTGCCACCTGCACTTGCTGAGAATAAATGGAGATTTTCTGCAGATGATCTACAAAAGATAAAGTACTACCTAGAAGAGGAGCACGTTCCTTCAGACACTGCCA gccGTCTTAACCATGGTTCTTCAGGCCGTGATTCCAAGGTGACAACCATGAGGAGCAGTCCCAgtgtccccagcactgctggcaaTGTGGGATCCCTCACTGCCCGCTCACTTAGCAGGAGCAGCCTTCAGAACAGGCCATGGAAATAA
- the LOC130150096 gene encoding carboxypeptidase A1-like: MKVLVLLAALVAAATSTETFVGHQVLRITATSDEELQVVQELQDLEELQLDFWLEPRGPGYPVDVRVPFPSLQSFKAHLEANGVSYSIMIEDVQALVDNEQTELLRSRRQLPLSTNTFDYATYHTLDEIYTFMDLLVAENPNLVSKVEIGRSTENRPLYVLKFSKGGTNRPAVWIDTGIHSREWVTQASGVWFAKKIVVDHENDEGLASILDQMDIFLEIVTNPDGFAFTQTQNRMWRKTRSKQSGSVCIGVDPNRNWDAGFGGPGASRNPCSETYHGPYANSEPEVKAIVDFVKNHGNIKAFISIHSYSQLLLYPYGYTRTPVPDQKELHQISEKAVTALSSLYGTNYKYGSIFTTIYQASGSTVDWTYNQGIKYSFTFELRDTGRYGFLLPAKQIVPTAQETWLALKTIMLYTRDHLY, translated from the exons ATGAAGGTCCTTGTGCTGTTGGCTGCCCTGgtggcagcagccaccagcaccgAGACTTTTGTTGG GCACCAGGTGCTGCGCATCACCGCCACCAGCGatgaggagctgcaggtggtACAGGAGCTGCAGGACCTTGAGGAGCTGCAG ctggattTCTGGCTGGAACCCCGTGGCCCTGGGTACCCGGTTGATGTCCGTgtgcccttccccagcctgcagtCCTTCAAAGCCCACCTGGAAGCCAACGGCGTCTCCTACTCCATCATGATCGAGGACGTGCAG GCGCTGGTGGACAACGAGCAGACAGAGTTGCTTCGTAGCCGCCGCCAGCTGCCACTCTCCACCAATACCTTTGACTATGCCACCTACCATACCCTGGACGAG ATCTACACCTTCATGGACCTGCTGGTGGCCGAAAACCCCAACCTGGTCAGCAAGGTCGAGATTGGACGGTCGACAGAGAACCGCCCACTCTATGTGCTCAAG TTCAGCAAAGGGGGTACGAACCGCCCGGCCGTCTGGATCGACACTGGCATCCACTCTCGTGAATGGGTGACACAGGCCAGCGGAGTCTGGTTTGCCAAGAAG ATTGTCGTGGATCATGAGAATGATGAAGGTCTGGCCTCCATCCTGGACCAGATGGACATCTTCCTGGAGATTGTCACCAACCCAGATGGCTTTGCCTTCACCCAAACCCAG AATCGCATGTGGCGCAAGACCAGGTCCAAGCAATCAGGCTCCGTTTGCATCGGTGTGGACCCCAACCGCAACTGGGACGCAGGTTTTGGAG GGCCTGGGGCCAGCAGAAACCCTTGCTCAGAGACGTACCACGGACCCTACGCCAACTCGGAGCCCGAGGTGAAGGCCATCGTGGACTTTGTGAAGAACCATGGGAACATCAAGGCTTTCATTTCCATCCACAGCtactcccagctcctgctctaCCCCTATGGCTACACCAGAACCCCAGTGCCTGACCAGAAGGAACTG CACCAGATCTCTGAGAAGGCAGTCACagctctgtcttctctgtatGGCACTAACTACAAGTATGGCAGCATCTTCACCACCATCT ACCAAGCGAGTGGATCAACTGTCGACTGGACATACAATCAGGGCATCAAGTACTCCTTCACCTTTGAGCTGCGGGACACGGGGCGCTACGGATTCCTGCTCCCCGCCAAGCAGATTGTCCCAACTGCGCAGGAGACGTGGCTGGCGCTGAAGACCATCATGCTGTACACGCGGGACCATCTCTACTAA